A DNA window from Carnobacterium funditum DSM 5970 contains the following coding sequences:
- a CDS encoding peptide ABC transporter substrate-binding protein, whose amino-acid sequence MKRNKMLSLLGITATSALLLAACGGGTDSEDTSSSKSNNNGMDSEQVLNLIESGEIPTMDSVLNTDVVGGNVMNNVFEGLYRQGLDGKLVLGMLEAEPEVSEDNLTYTFKIREDANWSNGDPVTAGDFVYAWQRLSDPTVAAAYNYMIQDVVENATEIINGEKEPSELGAKAIDEKTLEVKLVRAVPYFKDLLTLPMYYPQNQAYVEELGDDFASNSDNLIYNGPFTLTEWDGTGLSWVYQKNEDYWDAESVKLDTINFDVVKETSTALNLYDTGGIDRMKLTGEYVQTQKDNEDLLVEPTSSVFYFKFNQERNGEETDLANENIRKGLAMAFDKEAYAKTVLQNGSLPANGLVPQGLAVDPDTGEDFRDQNGDLLEFNVEEAQKYFEKGLEEIGKDSITLEILGDDGENAKKSLEYMQGQLTQNLPNLEITLRNVPFKVRLEADSKQDYDIQMSGWGADYADPINFLELFASDNGNNKSSYANDEYDALIKSSLSEVENLEERWVGMLDAEKILMDTAGIAPIYQRYNSVLEKPYVKDIAAHLVGAEYSYKWAYVDGK is encoded by the coding sequence ATGAAAAGAAATAAAATGTTGAGTTTGCTTGGTATTACTGCAACTTCTGCCTTGTTGTTGGCAGCTTGCGGCGGCGGAACGGATAGTGAAGATACTTCTTCTTCAAAGTCAAATAATAATGGTATGGATAGCGAACAAGTACTTAATTTGATAGAAAGTGGCGAAATTCCAACAATGGATTCTGTCTTAAATACAGACGTAGTCGGCGGGAATGTGATGAATAACGTTTTTGAAGGACTTTATCGTCAAGGACTAGATGGTAAGCTTGTTTTAGGAATGCTTGAAGCAGAACCAGAAGTTAGTGAAGATAATTTAACATATACATTTAAAATTAGAGAAGATGCAAATTGGTCAAATGGCGACCCAGTTACTGCAGGTGATTTTGTCTATGCATGGCAAAGATTATCTGACCCAACGGTTGCCGCTGCTTATAATTATATGATCCAAGATGTTGTTGAAAATGCAACTGAAATTATCAATGGAGAAAAAGAACCAAGTGAGCTTGGAGCTAAAGCGATAGATGAAAAAACACTTGAAGTTAAATTAGTTCGTGCTGTTCCTTACTTTAAGGACTTGTTGACATTACCAATGTATTACCCACAAAATCAAGCTTATGTTGAAGAGTTAGGTGATGATTTTGCGTCAAATAGTGATAATTTAATCTATAACGGTCCATTTACTTTAACAGAATGGGACGGAACAGGCTTGAGCTGGGTCTATCAAAAGAATGAAGACTACTGGGATGCAGAAAGCGTTAAATTAGATACAATCAATTTTGACGTAGTAAAAGAAACTTCAACAGCTTTGAATTTATATGATACTGGCGGGATTGACCGGATGAAGTTGACAGGAGAATACGTACAGACTCAAAAAGATAATGAAGATTTACTGGTTGAACCAACATCATCTGTTTTCTATTTCAAATTTAATCAAGAAAGAAATGGTGAAGAAACGGATTTAGCTAACGAAAATATCCGTAAAGGACTTGCAATGGCTTTTGATAAAGAGGCTTATGCTAAAACTGTTTTACAAAATGGTTCTTTACCAGCTAATGGTTTAGTTCCTCAAGGACTAGCGGTTGATCCAGATACCGGTGAAGATTTCCGTGATCAAAATGGAGACTTATTAGAATTTAATGTAGAAGAAGCGCAAAAATACTTTGAAAAAGGTTTAGAAGAAATTGGTAAAGATAGCATTACGTTAGAAATTCTTGGAGATGATGGAGAAAATGCTAAAAAATCTCTAGAATATATGCAAGGTCAATTAACTCAAAATTTACCTAATTTAGAAATTACATTACGTAATGTACCTTTCAAGGTTCGTTTAGAAGCAGATTCAAAACAAGATTATGATATCCAAATGTCTGGATGGGGTGCAGACTACGCGGACCCAATTAATTTCTTAGAATTATTTGCTTCAGATAATGGGAACAATAAATCGAGTTATGCTAATGATGAATACGATGCTTTAATTAAGAGTTCTCTAAGCGAAGTAGAAAATTTAGAAGAGCGTTGGGTTGGCATGTTAGATGCTGAAAAAATTCTGATGGATACAGCTGGGATCGCACCAATTTATCAACGTTATAACTCTGTTTTAGAAAAACCATACGTAAAAGATATCGCTGCTCACTTAGTTGGAGCAGAATACTCATACAAATGGGCTTATGTAGACGGAAAATAA
- the rplT gene encoding 50S ribosomal protein L20, whose product MPRVKGGTVTRKRHKRILKLAKGYYGSKHTLFKVSKQAVMKSYQYAYRDRRQKKRDFRKLWIARINAAARLNNMSYSTFMHGLKLAEIDINRKMLADIAVTDAAVFTALTEQAKTALENK is encoded by the coding sequence ATGCCACGTGTTAAAGGTGGGACGGTTACTCGTAAACGTCACAAAAGAATATTAAAATTAGCAAAAGGTTATTATGGTTCAAAACATACTTTATTTAAAGTATCTAAGCAAGCAGTAATGAAGTCTTATCAATATGCATATAGAGATCGCCGTCAAAAGAAACGTGATTTCCGTAAATTATGGATTGCTCGTATTAATGCAGCAGCTCGTCTAAATAACATGAGCTATAGCACATTCATGCACGGTCTTAAGTTAGCTGAAATTGATATCAACCGTAAAATGTTAGCGGATATTGCTGTTACAGATGCAGCAGTTTTTACAGCACTAACTGAACAAGCAAAAACAGCTCTAGAAAATAAATAA
- a CDS encoding M42 family metallopeptidase, whose protein sequence is MNDKELIMLQELTDARGVPGNEKEVREVFVKYAEKSTSSISYDGLGSVIAKHIGDETGPKVLFASHLDEVGFMVTAITEEGFIKFQTLGGWWSQVMLAQQVQITTSKEKTLHGVIGCKPPHVLTTEVRNKAYDIKDMFIDIGATNKEEALSWGVKPGDMVTPYIEFKRLNQSKFLLAKAWDNRIGTAVTLKVLENIAREGHPNEAFAVGNVQEEVGLRGAKTSTYLVDPDIAFALDTGTAGDTPGMTDKEADSKLGKGPQIIIYDASMVAHKGLRDFVVGVAEELNIPFQYTVIASGGTDAGSQHVTRNGIPSLAITVATRYLHSHTSVIHEDDYLNTVTLMTEVIKRLDSKTIEKIKFG, encoded by the coding sequence ATGAACGATAAAGAACTAATAATGTTACAAGAGTTAACAGATGCTAGAGGTGTACCTGGAAACGAAAAAGAAGTACGAGAGGTATTTGTCAAATATGCTGAAAAATCAACTTCTTCAATATCGTATGACGGGTTAGGAAGCGTCATTGCCAAACATATTGGGGATGAAACTGGTCCTAAAGTATTGTTTGCAAGCCATTTAGACGAAGTCGGTTTTATGGTTACAGCGATTACTGAAGAAGGGTTTATAAAATTTCAAACACTTGGTGGATGGTGGTCTCAAGTGATGTTAGCTCAACAAGTTCAGATAACGACTTCAAAAGAAAAAACGTTACATGGAGTTATTGGATGTAAGCCACCTCATGTATTGACGACAGAAGTAAGAAATAAAGCATATGATATTAAAGACATGTTTATTGACATAGGTGCAACAAATAAAGAAGAAGCATTATCTTGGGGTGTGAAACCAGGAGATATGGTAACTCCGTATATTGAATTTAAACGATTGAATCAATCTAAATTTTTATTAGCAAAAGCCTGGGACAATCGCATTGGTACTGCAGTAACTCTAAAAGTGTTGGAAAATATTGCACGTGAAGGACATCCAAATGAGGCATTTGCTGTTGGGAACGTGCAAGAAGAAGTGGGGCTACGTGGAGCAAAAACTTCAACGTACTTAGTCGATCCTGATATTGCATTTGCACTAGATACTGGTACTGCTGGAGATACGCCGGGGATGACTGATAAAGAAGCAGATTCTAAGTTAGGAAAGGGTCCTCAGATTATTATTTATGATGCTTCCATGGTCGCTCATAAAGGATTGCGTGATTTTGTCGTAGGGGTAGCAGAAGAGTTGAATATACCGTTTCAATATACGGTAATTGCAAGTGGTGGAACAGATGCAGGAAGTCAACATGTGACGAGAAATGGAATACCTTCATTGGCAATCACAGTGGCTACAAGGTATCTCCATTCACACACATCTGTTATACATGAAGATGATTATTTAAATACAGTTACTTTGATGACAGAGGTTATAAAAAGATTGGACAGTAAAACTATTGAAAAAATAAAATTTGGATAA
- the thrS gene encoding threonine--tRNA ligase yields MSDIKIILPDGAEKVMPEGVSTKDVAESISKGLAKKGLAGKFNGKLVDYSRPLEENGTLEIITPDHEDALQIIRHSSAHLMANALRRLYPDIKFGVGPAIDTGFYYDSDTQTPITEDDLPKIEAEMMAIVKENNPIVRKELTRAEALDVFKDDSYKVELITALPEDEKITVYSQGDFVDLCRGVHVPTTGRIQVFKLLSLAGAYWRGNSDNKMMQRIYGTAFFDKKALKEFLQMREEAKLRDHRKLGKELDLFMISPEVGSGLPFWLPKGATIRRVVERYITDREISLGYQHVYTPVLADVNLYKTSGHWDHYHDDMFPPMDMGDGEMLVLRPMNCPHHMMVYKNDIHSYRELPIRIAELGQMHRYEKSGALSGLQRVREMTLNDGHTFVRPDQIQEEFLRTIELMLAVYEDFNITDYRFRLSYRDPENTDKYFDDDAMWEKAQKMIKDAMDEKQLDYFEAEGEAAFYGPKLDVLVKTAIGVEETLSTIQLDFLLPERFDLTYVGEDGENTHRPVVIHRGIVSTMERFVAYLIEEYKGAFPTWLAPVQATIIPVNLELHSDYAYDIKNKMNLLGMRVEVDDRNEKMGYKIRASQTQKIPYQLVVGDDEVTNSTVAVRKYGEKTTQVIDLEEYLEKTKIEIKNFSR; encoded by the coding sequence ATGTCAGATATTAAAATTATTTTGCCTGATGGTGCAGAAAAGGTAATGCCAGAAGGTGTTTCAACAAAAGATGTGGCTGAAAGCATCAGTAAAGGATTAGCGAAAAAAGGGTTAGCAGGAAAATTTAATGGCAAACTTGTGGATTACAGTCGACCATTAGAAGAAAACGGCACATTAGAAATCATTACGCCAGACCATGAAGATGCTTTACAGATAATCCGTCACTCAAGCGCTCATTTAATGGCAAATGCTTTGAGAAGATTGTATCCTGATATTAAATTTGGTGTAGGACCAGCAATCGATACAGGTTTTTATTATGATTCAGATACTCAAACACCAATTACAGAAGATGATTTACCAAAAATTGAAGCAGAAATGATGGCAATTGTTAAAGAAAATAACCCAATTGTTCGCAAAGAATTAACTCGCGCAGAAGCATTGGATGTTTTTAAAGATGATTCTTATAAAGTGGAATTGATTACAGCCTTACCTGAAGACGAAAAAATTACCGTGTATAGTCAAGGTGACTTTGTTGATTTATGTCGTGGCGTCCACGTTCCAACTACAGGTAGAATTCAAGTTTTCAAACTGTTATCCCTTGCTGGAGCTTACTGGAGAGGTAATTCAGATAATAAAATGATGCAACGTATTTATGGGACAGCTTTTTTTGATAAAAAAGCTTTAAAAGAATTTTTACAAATGCGTGAGGAAGCGAAATTACGCGATCACCGTAAATTAGGTAAAGAATTAGATTTATTTATGATTTCACCTGAAGTAGGTTCTGGATTGCCTTTTTGGCTTCCAAAAGGTGCAACGATTCGACGAGTAGTTGAACGCTACATTACAGATCGTGAAATTAGTTTAGGGTATCAACATGTTTATACACCAGTTTTAGCTGATGTAAACTTGTATAAAACTTCTGGTCATTGGGATCACTACCATGATGATATGTTCCCACCAATGGATATGGGTGATGGCGAGATGTTGGTATTGCGTCCAATGAACTGTCCACATCATATGATGGTTTATAAGAACGACATTCATAGTTACCGTGAGTTGCCAATTAGAATTGCTGAATTAGGACAAATGCACCGTTATGAAAAAAGTGGCGCACTTTCAGGTTTACAACGCGTGCGCGAGATGACTTTAAATGACGGGCACACGTTTGTACGCCCTGATCAAATTCAAGAAGAATTCTTGCGTACGATTGAATTAATGTTAGCTGTGTACGAAGATTTTAATATTACGGATTACCGTTTCCGTTTAAGTTATAGGGATCCTGAAAATACAGATAAATATTTTGATGATGATGCAATGTGGGAAAAAGCTCAAAAAATGATTAAAGATGCAATGGATGAAAAACAACTAGATTATTTTGAAGCTGAGGGAGAAGCAGCTTTTTATGGTCCAAAACTAGATGTATTAGTTAAGACAGCTATTGGGGTTGAAGAAACACTGTCTACTATCCAGTTAGACTTCTTGTTGCCTGAAAGATTTGATTTAACTTATGTTGGAGAAGATGGCGAGAACACACATCGTCCTGTTGTTATTCATCGCGGGATTGTTTCAACAATGGAACGTTTTGTAGCTTATTTAATAGAAGAATATAAAGGAGCATTTCCCACATGGCTAGCTCCTGTACAAGCAACGATTATTCCAGTTAATTTAGAACTTCACTCTGATTATGCTTATGATATAAAAAATAAAATGAATTTATTAGGTATGCGTGTCGAGGTCGATGATCGGAATGAAAAAATGGGTTACAAAATTCGCGCTTCGCAGACACAAAAAATTCCTTATCAATTAGTTGTAGGGGATGATGAGGTAACGAACTCAACAGTAGCCGTTCGTAAATATGGTGAAAAAACAACTCAAGTAATTGATTTAGAAGAGTATTTAGAAAAAACAAAAATAGAAATTAAAAATTTTAGTCGTTAA
- a CDS encoding replication initiation and membrane attachment family protein, with the protein MNYPWKNMSPKDGFMVRQNAQLSDIDQKVLTFLYQPLIGSNAYSLYMTLWTEVGEETYWSNGILHSELLTLLNIGIPELYQARIKLEAIGLLKSYLKSSQSDKVYIYELLAPQSSATFFRDDLLSLLLFETVGERKFKVLRSRFIISSFDKEKYEEITKSFLDVYHFDANLLKQEEKLLKESVELIGENPAKGPTVDAQTFDFKFFYTGLNKHYVNRSAITKELESTMLVLHTMYGINELDMQQYILEASDIDTGNIDERKFKSIVYRHYHDDKQEKVKLEDVVEKDIQANQNQNKNRKGYLRQQGLTDNEINLIEASEEISPYDFMTSIKEQKGGYVTKNEEWTLQEILSKANLPSAVINILIHYILVIRDNPIFEKALAYKISNDWAQNKVVSPEMALQKVKTMYQDNAEKKQQSQKKQYSNTASSNYGKNNKIRTETLPEWAKDGSVAKTEKPMSETEKQAFMDRLKKIQSFGKEGD; encoded by the coding sequence TTGAACTATCCATGGAAAAATATGAGTCCAAAAGATGGATTCATGGTCCGACAAAATGCCCAACTTTCGGATATAGACCAAAAAGTTCTTACATTTTTATACCAACCTTTAATTGGCTCTAATGCATATAGTCTTTATATGACATTATGGACAGAAGTTGGAGAGGAAACATATTGGAGTAACGGTATTCTACACTCTGAATTATTAACATTATTAAATATTGGAATTCCTGAATTATATCAAGCAAGAATTAAACTAGAAGCGATTGGACTATTAAAAAGTTACCTCAAGAGTTCACAATCAGACAAAGTATACATCTATGAGTTGCTTGCACCTCAATCGAGTGCAACCTTCTTTAGAGATGACTTATTAAGTCTCCTTCTTTTCGAAACTGTTGGTGAACGTAAGTTTAAAGTCTTAAGAAGTCGTTTTATAATTTCTTCATTTGACAAAGAAAAATACGAAGAAATTACAAAATCATTTTTAGACGTTTACCATTTTGATGCTAATTTATTAAAGCAAGAGGAAAAATTGTTAAAAGAATCTGTAGAATTGATAGGGGAAAATCCGGCTAAAGGTCCAACCGTTGACGCTCAAACATTTGATTTTAAATTTTTTTATACAGGGCTTAACAAGCACTATGTTAATCGATCAGCTATTACAAAAGAGTTGGAATCTACCATGCTAGTTTTGCACACAATGTATGGTATTAATGAATTGGATATGCAACAGTATATTTTAGAAGCTAGTGATATTGATACAGGTAATATTGATGAGCGTAAATTTAAAAGTATCGTCTATCGTCATTACCATGATGATAAGCAAGAAAAGGTCAAGCTAGAAGATGTAGTTGAAAAAGATATACAGGCTAATCAAAATCAAAACAAAAATCGCAAAGGCTATCTACGACAACAAGGTTTAACAGATAACGAAATAAATTTAATTGAGGCAAGTGAAGAAATTAGTCCCTATGATTTTATGACTTCTATAAAAGAACAAAAGGGCGGTTACGTAACAAAAAATGAAGAGTGGACTTTACAAGAAATACTTAGTAAAGCTAATCTACCATCAGCGGTTATTAATATATTGATTCATTATATATTGGTAATTAGAGATAATCCGATTTTTGAAAAAGCCTTAGCGTATAAAATTTCAAATGATTGGGCTCAAAATAAGGTTGTATCTCCTGAAATGGCTCTTCAAAAAGTAAAAACGATGTATCAGGATAATGCTGAAAAAAAACAACAATCACAAAAAAAACAGTATTCAAATACTGCATCATCCAATTACGGAAAAAACAATAAAATAAGAACAGAAACACTACCAGAATGGGCTAAAGATGGTAGTGTAGCGAAGACTGAAAAACCAATGAGTGAAACTGAAAAACAAGCTTTTATGGATAGATTGAAAAAAATTCAAAGCTTTGGAAAAGAAGGTGACTAA
- a CDS encoding peptide ABC transporter substrate-binding protein — protein MKNMKLLSLLGITLLSTTVLVACGSNNSSSDDGKTTKELNLVETAEIPTMDSVLNTDTVGSTVMNNVMEGLYRLNLDNKPELAMASEEPTISEDGLTYTFKIREDAQWSNGDPVTANDFVFSWRRLVNPSTGSQSAYMMGGIVKNASEVNKGEMEPEELGVKAIDEKTLEIQLESKVPYFKDLLSLSMFLPQNETYVTDKGNKYASDSDNAIYNGPFVLTDWDGTGLSWSYEKNADYWDADTVELEGINVDVVKETSTAINLYDAGEVDTIKLSGEYVQTKKGDPDLESVPTSSVFYFKYNQERNGEPTALANENIRKAISIGFDKESYANTVLQNGSLPANGLVPEGLAKNPSTDEDYREENGDLLSYDIKAAQDYMKKGLAELGMDSVELELLSDDSENAKKSSEFMQGQLMQNLPGLKINIRSVPFNVRLDVNQRQDYDIQMAGWGADYADPINFLELFKTGNSNNKASISIPEYDALIEKIGTTDLDDPEKRWADMLSAEKILLEEAAIGPIYQRYNAILRKPYVKDVGTHLVGPEYSFKWASIAE, from the coding sequence ATGAAAAATATGAAATTATTAAGTTTATTGGGTATTACATTATTATCTACAACTGTTTTAGTTGCTTGTGGATCAAATAATTCAAGTTCTGACGATGGAAAAACAACTAAAGAATTGAATTTAGTTGAAACAGCTGAAATACCAACAATGGATTCAGTTTTAAACACCGATACAGTGGGTTCTACAGTTATGAACAATGTAATGGAAGGATTGTATCGATTGAATTTAGATAACAAACCTGAACTTGCTATGGCTTCCGAAGAGCCTACTATTAGTGAAGACGGTTTAACGTATACTTTTAAAATAAGAGAAGACGCACAATGGTCTAACGGAGATCCTGTTACTGCTAATGACTTTGTTTTTTCATGGCGTCGATTAGTTAATCCAAGTACTGGGTCTCAGTCTGCTTATATGATGGGAGGAATCGTTAAAAACGCTTCTGAAGTTAATAAAGGAGAAATGGAACCAGAAGAACTAGGAGTAAAAGCAATTGATGAAAAAACATTGGAAATACAATTAGAATCTAAAGTACCTTATTTTAAAGACTTGCTATCATTATCCATGTTCTTACCTCAAAATGAAACGTACGTAACAGATAAAGGAAATAAATATGCATCAGATAGCGATAATGCAATTTATAATGGACCATTCGTTTTAACAGACTGGGATGGTACTGGCTTAAGCTGGTCTTACGAAAAAAATGCTGATTATTGGGATGCAGATACTGTTGAATTAGAAGGAATTAATGTGGATGTTGTAAAAGAAACCTCTACTGCTATTAATTTATACGATGCAGGTGAAGTAGATACAATTAAATTATCTGGTGAATATGTACAAACAAAAAAAGGAGATCCTGATTTGGAGTCTGTTCCAACATCTTCTGTTTTCTATTTTAAATACAACCAAGAGCGCAATGGAGAGCCAACAGCTTTAGCGAATGAAAACATTCGTAAAGCTATCTCAATAGGATTTGACAAAGAATCTTATGCTAATACAGTTCTACAAAATGGATCGTTACCTGCTAACGGATTAGTTCCAGAAGGGCTAGCTAAAAATCCTTCAACAGACGAAGACTACCGTGAAGAAAATGGGGATTTATTAAGCTATGATATCAAAGCAGCACAAGATTATATGAAAAAAGGCCTTGCAGAATTAGGAATGGATTCAGTAGAATTAGAATTACTTTCAGATGATTCTGAGAATGCAAAAAAATCTTCAGAATTCATGCAAGGTCAATTAATGCAAAATCTTCCTGGTTTAAAAATAAACATTCGTTCAGTTCCGTTTAATGTTCGACTCGATGTAAATCAGCGTCAAGATTATGATATTCAAATGGCAGGATGGGGAGCAGACTATGCTGATCCAATTAACTTCCTTGAATTATTCAAAACAGGAAACTCAAATAACAAAGCTAGTATTTCTATCCCAGAATATGATGCATTAATTGAAAAAATCGGAACCACAGATCTTGATGATCCAGAAAAAAGATGGGCTGATATGCTTAGTGCTGAAAAAATATTATTAGAAGAAGCGGCTATCGGACCAATCTACCAACGTTATAATGCAATATTGAGAAAACCATACGTTAAAGATGTAGGGACACACTTAGTAGGGCCTGAGTATTCATTTAAATGGGCTTCAATCGCAGAATAA
- the nrdR gene encoding transcriptional regulator NrdR, with protein sequence MQCPHCQNNGSRVVDSRPADDGRAIRRRRECEACSFRFTTFERVEQAPLLVIKKNGTREEFNRGKILRGIIRSCEKRPVAIEQVEKIVDEVENKVRSLGENEISSAIIGEYIMEKLVEIDDVAYIRFASVYRQFKDMSVFLTELQELEKKKSKKKSGEH encoded by the coding sequence GTGCAATGTCCTCACTGTCAAAATAATGGTTCCAGAGTTGTCGATAGTCGTCCTGCAGATGATGGGCGGGCTATTCGTAGAAGAAGAGAATGTGAAGCGTGTAGTTTCCGGTTTACGACTTTCGAAAGAGTAGAACAAGCGCCATTACTCGTTATCAAAAAAAATGGAACAAGAGAAGAATTTAACCGTGGAAAAATATTACGAGGTATTATTCGTTCGTGTGAAAAGCGTCCGGTCGCAATAGAACAAGTAGAAAAAATAGTAGATGAAGTAGAAAATAAAGTTAGGAGTTTGGGAGAGAATGAAATTTCTTCAGCCATAATTGGCGAGTATATTATGGAAAAATTAGTTGAAATTGATGATGTAGCTTACATTCGCTTTGCAAGTGTTTATCGCCAATTTAAAGACATGAGTGTCTTTTTAACTGAGTTACAAGAACTTGAAAAAAAGAAATCTAAGAAAAAATCTGGCGAGCATTAA
- the rpmI gene encoding 50S ribosomal protein L35 — MPKQKTHRGSAKRFKRTGNGGLKRHHAKTSHMFANKSQKQKRKLRKATMVSSSDMKRIRQQLANW, encoded by the coding sequence ATGCCAAAACAAAAAACACACCGTGGATCAGCTAAACGATTCAAAAGAACAGGTAATGGTGGATTAAAACGTCATCACGCAAAAACAAGCCATATGTTCGCAAATAAATCTCAAAAACAAAAACGTAAATTACGTAAAGCAACTATGGTTTCATCAAGCGATATGAAACGTATTCGTCAACAATTAGCTAACTGGTAA
- the infC gene encoding translation initiation factor IF-3: protein MTIAKDMMVNDGIRARELRVIGSNGDQLGLKTKSEALSIAEAENLDLVLVAPTAKPPVARIMDYGKFRFEQQKKEREARKNQKIVSLKEVRLSPTIDLNDFNTKLRNARKFLEKGDKVKASIRFKGRAITHKEIGKKVLDRLALETADIASIESAAKMDGRSMFLILAPKTEK, encoded by the coding sequence ATGACCATAGCAAAAGATATGATGGTAAATGACGGCATTCGTGCACGTGAATTGCGCGTTATAGGTAGTAATGGTGACCAACTTGGACTTAAAACCAAGAGTGAAGCATTGTCAATTGCAGAAGCAGAAAACTTAGACTTAGTTCTAGTAGCTCCAACAGCAAAACCACCCGTAGCACGTATTATGGATTATGGTAAGTTCCGTTTTGAACAACAGAAAAAAGAACGTGAAGCCCGTAAAAACCAAAAAATAGTCAGTCTTAAAGAAGTACGTTTAAGTCCAACAATTGATTTAAATGACTTTAATACGAAATTACGCAATGCGCGTAAGTTCCTTGAAAAAGGAGACAAAGTTAAGGCATCTATTCGCTTTAAAGGTCGTGCCATAACTCATAAAGAGATTGGTAAAAAAGTTTTAGATCGATTAGCGTTAGAAACAGCTGACATTGCTAGTATTGAATCAGCTGCTAAAATGGACGGACGTAGTATGTTCTTGATTTTAGCACCAAAAACTGAAAAGTAA
- the dnaI gene encoding primosomal protein DnaI encodes MEDMGKSLTKMLKDRNLSEQYEKLIQEVLNDSDVQYFIKQNEEVLTQESIMKSYAKLYEFVNEKKKYQEKIGMMAPGYKPQLIMNYHFIDVSYIPTAELIAKQKEQAIKSRIHSMDMPKDVRTATFEQFHITDMRAKAINAAYDFIGDYLENPKGFHQGLYLYGAFGVGKSFLLGAIAHELAEKGYPTTLMHFPSFAVEMKQAIGQNTTGEKLEVVKKAPILMLDDVGADSMSSWIRDDVLGVILQYRMQEQLPTFFSSNLDMKHLGEEHLRVTQRGEDEPLKAQRIMERIRYLSKELEMTGKNRRLS; translated from the coding sequence ATGGAAGATATGGGTAAAAGTCTGACAAAGATGTTGAAGGATCGAAATCTGTCTGAACAATATGAAAAACTTATTCAAGAAGTTTTAAATGACTCAGATGTTCAGTATTTTATTAAACAAAATGAAGAAGTACTAACTCAAGAATCGATAATGAAGAGTTATGCAAAGCTGTATGAGTTCGTTAATGAAAAGAAAAAATATCAAGAAAAAATAGGAATGATGGCTCCAGGGTATAAACCGCAACTGATTATGAACTATCATTTTATAGATGTTTCATATATTCCTACAGCTGAACTAATCGCTAAGCAAAAAGAACAAGCGATTAAGAGCCGTATTCATTCAATGGATATGCCTAAAGATGTTAGAACAGCAACATTTGAACAATTTCATATAACGGACATGCGTGCAAAAGCAATTAATGCTGCCTATGACTTCATTGGGGATTATTTAGAAAATCCTAAAGGCTTCCATCAGGGACTCTACTTATATGGAGCATTTGGTGTTGGAAAATCTTTTTTGTTAGGAGCAATTGCTCATGAACTGGCAGAAAAAGGGTACCCGACAACCTTGATGCATTTCCCTTCTTTTGCAGTTGAAATGAAACAAGCTATTGGACAGAACACTACTGGTGAAAAACTGGAAGTTGTAAAAAAAGCTCCGATTCTAATGTTAGATGACGTTGGGGCAGATTCAATGTCTAGCTGGATACGTGATGATGTCTTAGGAGTTATTCTACAATACCGAATGCAAGAACAACTCCCAACATTTTTTTCTTCAAATCTTGATATGAAACACTTAGGAGAAGAGCACCTAAGAGTGACTCAAAGAGGGGAAGATGAGCCGTTAAAAGCACAACGTATCATGGAACGAATAAGATATTTGTCTAAAGAATTAGAAATGACTGGGAAAAACCGTAGACTATCTTGA